AAACAGCTTCTTAGGGCCATGATTGACAGCTAGTATGAACTTGAGAAACATTACTTTGATATTGATGACCTTAGAACCTGATACCAGAGCCACTGTAAGAATGGATCCTACCAGTGATGTTGTTACACCAAACAGGCTCCCTCAGAAATATTAGTTAGGCTACTACCACTGTAGTAGGGTTTAAAACGTTGACTACTTTACTCAAAATCATTTCTCatttaaaacagttttttttaatgTGATGGTTTTCCCATCCATTTAGTTTTTCCCATCCTCTCCTGAGAACCCTGATAAAACCGAACCAAGAGACAAAAATCATGGAATGAACAGGAACCAATTACGTTACACCCACAATGCCTATTGATAgaaacaaatatttttttgttaTAAGCTATGAATGACTGAACTGGTATCAAATATCTGCTTTTCCAGGATGTGGCATGTTCCTGAACTTTGGGAAAGTGAGCACAACTAGTGCAAACCGTGGGGACTGGCTAACCGAGGAGGTGGAACTCAACACTAAAGGAGGCAGAGATGATCGCAACTATCTATGGGTTAGTGAGTGTTCCTGGTGATTTCAGTAGTTTATGTGACATGTAGAGTAAAGTatctttatctatgggttagtGAGTGTTCCTGGTGATTTCAGTAGTTTATGTGACATGTAGAGTAAAGTatctttatctatgggttagtGAGTGTTCCTGGTGATTTCAGTAGTTTATGTGACATGTAGAGTAAAGTatctttatctatgggttagtGAGTGTTCCTGGTGATTTCAGTAGTTTATGTGATATGTAGAGTAAAGTATCTTTACCTATGGGTTAGTGAGTGTTCCTGGTGATTTCAGTAGTTTGTGACATGTAGAGTAAAGTATCTTTACCTATGGGTTAGTGAGTGTTCCTGGTGATTTCAGTAGTTTATGTGATATGTAGAGTAAAGTatctttatctatgggttagtGAGTGTTCCTGGTGATTTCAGTAGTTTATGTGATATGTAGAGTAAAGTatctttatctatgggttagtGAGTGTTCCTGGTGATTTCAGTAGTTTATGTGATATGTAGAGTAAAGTatctttatctatgggttagtGAGTGCTGCTGGTGATTTCAGTAGTTTATGTGATATGTAGAGTAAAGTatctttatctatgggttagtGAGTGTTCCTGGTGATTTCAGTAGTTTATGTGATATGTAGAGTAAAGTatctttatctatgggttagtGAGTGTTCCTGGTGATTTCAGTAGTTTATGTGATATGTAGAGTAAAGTatctttatctatgggttagtGAGTGTTCCTGGTGATTTCAGTAGTTTATGTGATATGTAGAGTAAAGTatctttatctatgggttagtGAGTGCTGCTGGTGATTTCAGTAGTTTATGTGACATGTAGAGTAAAGTatctttatctatgggttagtGAGTGTTCCTGGTGATTTCAGTAGTTTATGTGATATGTAGAGTAAAGTatctttatctatgggttagtGAGTGTTCCTGGTGATTTCAGTAGTTTATGTGACATGTAGAGTAAAGTatctttatctatgggttagtGAGTGTTCCTGGTGATTTCAGTAGTTTATGTGACATGTAGAGTAAAGTatctttatctatgggttagtGAGTGTTCCTGGTGATTTCAGTAGTTTATGTGACATGTAGAGTAAAGTatctttatctatgggttagtGAGTGTTCCTGGTGATTTCAGTAGTTTATGTGATATGTAGAGTAAAGTatctttatctatgggttagtGAGTGTTCCTGGTGATTTCAGTAGTTTATGTGACATGTAGAGTAAAGTatctttatctatgggttagtGAGTGCTCCTGGTGATTTCAGTAGTTTATGTGGGACATGTAAAGATACTTTACTCTTCCTATTTTATAAGGCGAAGCTTGACCAACAATTTCACTCAAAAAAGACAATACGCTTGAATCAACATTAGCTAGATGTACACAACCGATGGTGAAGGATGTGGACTCATTGACATTAGAATTCTGAAAACGCCTGACAGTTTGATTTTGAAGTGTAATGCTCTTCCCTTTCAAGGTCAAACTAACGTTTAGATGCAAAAACGCTTTCTCTCTTGCCTTACCCATCTGTCTTCACAGGTGTCGCTGAAGATGCGGTCTGAAAACCCCTTTCTGTCCCTGGTCCTACCCAGTATACTGATCATTGTGGCAGATGTGGTGAGCTTCTCCCTGCCACTGGGAGGGGGCGAGCGTATCTCATTCAAGGTTACACTGGTTCTCAGCTTCATCATGTTCCTCATCATCCTCAACGACCTACTGCCTGGAGGAGGCCAGTGCAGCCCCATCATCCGTGAGTGTCCTGTTTAAACAGGGTTAAACTgttacatcacaacaaaacacaacagCCTAGATCATAAAACATTACATCATACAAGACATTACTCTATTATTACAAATGTACAATATCAAATCCACCACAACATGACAATGTGTGTATAGAGTGCATCCATATAACACTCACACATCTCTCTCGTTGTTCTCCATAGGAAAGCACTTCTGTTTCTGTTTGGTCATCCTGGTGTTGAGCACGTTGCAGTCTATGGTGCTCACACGCCTGGCTAAGTGTGGCACTCTCTGGCCCTGCAGCCTCTCCAAGTCCAAAGACTCACTGCTTAAAGACACAGACAATGAAGAGGGTAAACTTTTTCATTCTTCTGTCATCTCAGTTACCCACAGAGCA
This genomic interval from Oncorhynchus keta strain PuntledgeMale-10-30-2019 unplaced genomic scaffold, Oket_V2 Un_contig_3823_pilon_pilon, whole genome shotgun sequence contains the following:
- the LOC118383408 gene encoding 5-hydroxytryptamine receptor 3A-like, which encodes MFLNFGKVSTTSANRGDWLTEEVELNTKGGRDDRNYLWVSLKMRSENPFLSLVLPSILIIVADVVSFSLPLGGGERISFKVTLVLSFIMFLIILNDLLPGGGQCSPIIRKHFCFCLVILVLSTLQSMVLTRLAKCGTLWPCSLSKSKDSLLKDTDNEE